The Lepeophtheirus salmonis chromosome 1, UVic_Lsal_1.4, whole genome shotgun sequence genome has a segment encoding these proteins:
- the LOC121129755 gene encoding uncharacterized protein translates to MDFLKSIFGFIFLMLPLISMAQVPCNMNEKCLKVFDHEPRTWPKCYCTSLCQESLNQLNFNCSSGQALWDNCGICLRCAKARGERCGGPHNVDGMCASGLACLIKVDPSLPPKESIEEEQRSFGLCVDETSDDCPKTGSSQAARERTLGVNCRPGRIGILLEALYCPDLGACIAPTPAPFPTKPSLTSESPNSSSSSKSPSFATHDSKRTRPTRRRKTRPSHTPSLSFITLLLSSGE, encoded by the exons ATGGATTTCCTCAA aagtatttttggCTTCATTTTCCTTATGTTGCCGCTGATATCCATGGCACAGGTCCCTtgtaatatgaatgaaaaatgtctcaaagtttttgaTCACGAGCCACGCACTTGGCCCAAATGTTACTGTACTAGCCTTTGTCAAGAATCTCTCAATCAACTCAATTTTAATTGCTCCTCTGGACAGGCACTCTGGGATAACTGTGGAATTTGCCTACGATGTGCTAAAGCAAGGGGTGAGCGCTGTGGTGGACCTCATAATGTGGATGGTATGTGTGCTTCAGGATTAGCATGTCTTATCAAAGTGGATCCAAGTCTCCCACCTAAGGAAAGCATAGAAGAAGAGCAACGCTCCTTTGGACTTTGTGTGGATGAAACATCTGATGATTGTCCTAAAACTGGGTCAAGTCAAGCTGCCAGAGAGAGAACACTCGGAGTGAACTGTCGACCTGGAAGAATTGGGATTTTACTTGAGGCTTTATATTGTCCCGATTTGGGAGCTTGTATTGCACCCACCCCTGCTCCTTTTCCTACTAAGCCATCTCTAACGAGTGAGAGTCCTaattcttcttcctcttcaaagTCACCTTCATTCGCTACACATGACTCGAAAAGAACACGACCCACTCGAAGGAGGAAGACCCGACCCTCTCATACACCTTCTCTCTCATTTATCACTCTGTTACTCAGTAGTGGTGAGTGA
- the LOC121129745 gene encoding uncharacterized protein, with translation MYVYGFIIIFFTLCRSFVDSSNPFIVNKKVSSQILEYLEWIDSIKPLKCDEGPLSNFVEGQDHAIWFKSQRCTLESEEWSPFYYKGAYDEEDRLFGPGKLRRESKEKKSLEYNLSTRTCLTFPYFSTHTDEIRSLTGNFRNGTIHGVAKIVFQSGETHILKFNVGIPHGFHRIFNPQRKLIIAQMMVNGVPLGSYWKRVGRDQFVHGFHHKNKIPLSSNRINHTLVFHIPSSGFLAGSYPKYIQYIYNPYKPKDIEWNQGNSNACIQSPQFEDTEAQTYQIYSIDFANFISEIPLPPFFSPASTLSPSEKLVMFRKYLNRNGTFYIQKMRAERRESSQVEEQVPFLSHIVRKHGTFHGIILGNHNFSFLHHHGACDKNGYFHGPTWLRLIKKEITPINKIFNSTIDFLALQFTHGQIMDGIIIMVLSDGRNVFMNILSKTLQGLSFIEGSVPILPLKHIKDPYICKESSTLLHYENGRNTGPFWIGMLGHGVLTGSLNESGYVSGESIAYLYPDMETSYIGKFEDKIMREAYLGDVSDVSFDSGPIPLLKFKMSSEMEGEPFYYEPPTNGSIGAGPYVLDPYDQKRVYLSDAGEFGEGVHVKKDMAMGEVACLYNYHIYYPEDQAFYSKSCTQNLTKSDDERRHCLKYALTSRYMKAIWNIPPEKDVSGMFLPTLGMKLNHKFYDSHASFLDFESPRWGLINSIKLNYKGISSGEELYVDYGYKEKNKFPADFPWYWETKKRIDSERKKKLKSKLDMKKTKKNGKKKKKSEKHTT, from the exons ATGTATGTTTACGGATTTATCATCATCTTTTTCACTCTGTGTCGGAGTTTTGTCGATTCCTCAAATCCCTTCATTGTTAACAAGAAAGTTTCATCTCAAATACTCGAATATCTGGAATGGATAGACTCCATAAAACCACTGAAGTGCGATGAAGGTCCTTTGAGTAACTTTGTGGAGGGGCAAGATCACGCAATTTGGTTCAAAAGCCAAAGGTGTACTTTGGAAAGTGAGGAATGGAgtcctttttattataaag GAGCCTATGATGAGGAGGACAGACTCTTTGGACCTGGAAAACTGCGCAGAGAATCCAAGGAGAAAAAGTCCTTAGAGTATAACCTAAGTACTCGTACATGTCTCACATTCCCTTATTTTTCTACACATACAGATGAAATAAGGTCTCTTACTGGAAACTTTAGAAATGGAACCATCCATGGTGTGGCCAAAATTGTCTTCCAAAGTGGAGAAACTCACATCCTTAAATTTAACGTCGGGATTCCTCATGGATTTCATAGAATTTTTAATCCCCAAAGAAAGTTAATTATAGCTCAAATGATGGTGAATGGTGTTCCATTGGGAAGTTATTGGAAAAGAGTTGGAAGGGATCAATTTGTTCATGGATTTCATCATAAGAATAAGATTCCTTTGTCATCGAATCGAATTAATCATACTCTTGTCTTTCACATCCCATCCTCTGGATTCCTTGCTGGTTCCTATCCaaagtatatacaatatatttacaatccCTACAAACCCAAGGACATTGAATGGAATCAAGGGAACTCTAATGCCTGTATTCAGTCTCCTCAATTTGAGGACACTGAAGCCCAAACGTATCAGATATACTCCATTGATTTCGCCAATTTTATTTCCGAGATCCCTCTACCCCCATTCTTTTCACCAGCCTCTACACTTTCACCATCAGAGAAGCTAGTTATGTTTAGGAAATACTTGAATAGAAATGGaacattttatatacagaaAATGAGGGCAGAAAGACGGGAGAGCTCTCAGGTTGAAGAGCAAGTTCCCTTTCTATCTCATATTGTCAGAAAACATGGAACATTCCACGGAATTATTTTGGGAAATCATAATTTCAGCTTTTTGCATCATCATGGAGCCTGTGATAAAAATGGTTACTTTCATGGTCCAACATGGTTGAGattgataaaaaaggaaataacgccaattaataaaatattcaattccaCTATTGATTTTCTGGCTCTACAATTTACTCATGGACAAATCATGGATGGTATCATTATCATGGTTCTTAGTGATGGAAggaatgtatttatgaatattttatcgaAAACATTACAGGGACTGTCATTCATTGAAGGGTCCGTTCCTATTTTACCCCTAAAGCACATTAAAGATCCCTACATTTGTAAGGAATCTTCAACTCTTTTACACTACGAGAATGGTAGAAACACGGGACCATTTTGGATTGGAATGCTTGGACATGGAGTCCTGACAGGATCACTTAATGAGAGTGGGTATGTGAGTGGAGAGAGCATTGCTTACTTATATCCAGATATGGAGACTTCTTACATCGGAAAGTTTGAGGATAAGATCATGAGAGAGGCCTATCTTGGAGACGTGAGTGATGTGTCCTTCGATTCTGGACCGATTCCTCTTTTAAAATTCAAGATGTCATCTGAAATGGAGGGAGAACCTTTTTACTATGAGCCACCCACAAATGGAAGCATTGGAGCAGGTCCATACGTCTTGGATCCCTATGATCAAAAGCGTGTCTATCTAAGTGATGCAGGGGAATTCGGTGAGGGGGTTCATGTTAAAAAGGATATGGCGATGGGTGAGGTTGCGTGCCTCTATAACTATCATATTTATTATCCAGAGGATCAGGCCTTTTACTCTAAATCATGCACTCAAAACCTCACCAAGAGTGATGATGAACGTCGACACTGCCTTAAATATGCGCTAACATCTAGATATATGAAAGCAATTTGGAACATTCCTCCTGAAAAGGATGTTTCAGGAATGTTTTTACCCACTCTAGGCATGAAGCTGAATCACAAGTTTTACGATAGCCATGCCTCCTTTTTAGACTTTGAGTCCCCTCGTTGGGGGcttataaatagtattaaacTGAATTATAAAGGCATATCATCGGGTGAGGAGCTTTATGTAGACTATGGTTATAAGGAGAAGAATAAGTTCCCAGCGGATTTTCCATGGTATTGGGAAACAAAAAAGAGGATAGACTCTGAGAGGAAGAAGAAATTGAAGAGTAAACTGGATATGAAGAAGACGAAGAAGAAtggcaagaagaaaaaaaagtctgaGAAACATACTACTTAA